A window of Triplophysa dalaica isolate WHDGS20190420 chromosome 12, ASM1584641v1, whole genome shotgun sequence genomic DNA:
caagagaaagtcaactggaacgtggatgttttcataacaggcttaaaggtaaacattatttaggtcaaatgttaatgtacttctttatatgtttattataatccattgtgctctgggtagcccagtttccttacattcttctcttgtctctttttctctttatagatgaacaaattgataaagaaaccctcctgctgaacatccacttccaaaagtgcacgccacactgttgtctacaactcccaggataagaatcctctttaggaagactgctccgtggatatgtcaggttaagcagtgctgaaaccgaaagaactaacgctctttaaaatgttttgtgagtttatatgaagaggaaagttacggtgtccctttttcacatccataacgcttctttatttctttttttatagaaaacttgtgcatagactgatattttatcatataaatgcggttctatcaacaagggtttagtaaaatactttttatagtgtttttatgtcgcatccataacgctggaattgccctaaagcattttactcatgccactttgttaactgtatatgaatttttgaagtgttaagttgtctaactatttatatttacttgtgccactttaataaccttgttaaatgtaaatgtaaaaatctaaactaatgtaatttattgaagttaattttccttaaatatgtataaacatacatttcatcaaagtgttttatatgccattttattgttcattgagcataacatattgcatgtttttatgatttccttttgtcttgcattttggtccttaataaaacttttgattcttactgatgcctcgagtatttctctgtgattttgttattattatttttaaacatttcgggttgttttaaaccagcaatgtaatttttaagcaaaagttgatttaaataaaacaacccagcatgttgggtcaaagatataacccaactggctgagttaaaataacccaacgctgggtttgtccatatttgacccaatgttgggttaccaaaataacccaaattgggttgttttaacccagcctttttttagagtgtacattGTGTCAATCACCtctacacactgcctccgatattttcgtccgtcataaaaaattCGGACTGGTTTcgattttcagcatttttttgcATCCGTTACAAGCcttttgagaggcgttttgacaattcagagacactcGAGCGCCACATACGAAAAAAGCGTACGAAAcatgtacactctaaaaaatgctgggttatttgtttaacccaacagctgggttgagcctgttgggtcatgttgttgggttattttctcagtgttgggtcattttttgagtaacccaaacgctgggttagcagtcgggtccaattgagtgacagttgagagagtaaacccctcccactcctctacgcatcagacaaactttaccttcgcgggcattttgatccacctcatctcgaaaagttgttattcggagaagaaaaggtatgtttacaagtttttaatgtataaaactattactgcacaaaaaaaaatgcaaaagtatgcaaaattcggctgttcgcattaggtttgaaagtaacgttacaatctagcttcgttagctttgtatagctagtctgtaacgttatgcccacgttgttctaacttacagctttttaatcatttaaacttcatttttggtcaacatttccctttgaaattcctgactcgtgtgagtcatttagttcagtaacttacgcaacttgatattagtttaaggtcgacacgagagagcgtcgtgtaaaaagcaaacatccagcaatttttttattttaaataccgctaatgttcggtgagggaacttagtttaaatagtcttttagacgagaatgttgttgttaagaacacaaatacgtgatttatatataaacataacgcctctttgagattttgttaagacgctttcggaggtgtgagcttcaggctgtcagcggtcgtggctcagtggagagcagctctatctcggccattgcctcgggagtagccgctcttataacgttagtggttaacaatgcgatataattaattttgggtatatgagacgaacaattattgctctttttagacttctacttattcccgagtgtgtcgaattagttaagagtaacttgtgttaacgtttatattattttttaagactgtatttcactttctgtactatatCCCACTCATCTTTTTCCCacactgacaggttgcagaataacagctaatattaatggatcattccagtcaagagaaagtcaactgaaacgtggatgttttcataacaggcttaaaggtaaacattatttaggtaaaatgttaatgtacttctttatatgtttattataatccattgtgctctgggtaggccagtttccttacattcttctctcgtctctttttctctttatagatgaacaaattgataaagaaaccctcctgctggacatccacttccaaaagtgcacgccacactgttgtctacaactcccaggataagaatcctctttagtaagactgctccgtggatatgtcaggttaagcagtactgaaaccgaaagaactaacactctttaaaatgttttgtgagtttatatgaagaggaaagttacggtgtccctttttcacatccataacgcttgtttatttctttttttatagaaaacttatgcatagactgatattttatcatataaatgcggttctatcaacaagggtttagtaaaatactttttatagtgtttttatgtcgcaTCGATAACGCTGGACttgccctaaagcattttactcatgccactttgttaactgtatatgaatttttgaagtgttaagttgtctaactatttatatttacttgtgccactttaataaccttgttaaatgtatatgtttaaatctaaactaatgtaatttattgaagttaattttccttaaatatgtataaacatacatttcatcaaagtgttttatatgccattttattgttcattgagcataacatattgcatgtttttatgaattccttttgtcttgcattttgatccttaataaaacttttgattcttactgatgctcaagtatttctctgtgattttgttattattatttttaaacatttcgggtttgttttaaaccagcaatgtaatttttaagcaaaagttgatttaaataaaacaacccagcatgttgggtcaaagatataacccaactggctgggttaaaataacccaacgctgggtttgtccatatttgacccaacgttgggttaccaaaataacccaaattgggttgttttaacccagcctttttttagagtgtgagCATaccatattgcatgtttttatgaattccttttgtcttgcattttgatccttaataaaacttttgattcttactgatgcctcgagtatttctctgtgattttgttattattatttttaaacatttcgggtttgttttaaaccagcaatgtaatttttaagcaaaagttgatttaaataaaacaacccagcatgttgggtcaaagatataacccaactggctgggttaaaataacccaacgctgggtttgtccatatttgacccaacgttgggttaccaaaataacccaaattgggttgttttaacccagcctttttttagagtgtacaaatattttgtacGGTTTGTGCAAagattatttttacatcatatttaCTTACCGTTTTCAGCTCTGAATAGTTTGAGAAGAATTTTAGAAAGCCAGAAAGCCACagagtgttttgtgttgtgttttcctcttttaaaaaataaaaaagtctgaCAGCTTTAGCGCTTCTTATCTCTGAGCCTCCTGTCTTTAGTTCTACACCACCGACACTTGTTCCTAAAAATGTGCCATTATTCATGGGATATCTAATGGTTGTAGAAATAATTTCACCAGGACTGTGATTTATGATGTCTAAAATTGCATTTGACATGCACTTTCCCTTAGTTTTGGCACAAAGGATTTCATAAGTGTTTCCAGTTGTTATATTTTTCACTTGACTATCTAACTCAATAATGTCGGTAAAAGCTGCCTCAGTCCATATAGTTGCtccttccaaacctgtaatGATCAAAGAGGCGTAAGTTCCTTCAGACGAAAGCCGCAGTTGAGAAAACTCttcagattgtgggaaatatttCAGCACAATCTTCCTCTCCTGCTTCGCTGGTCCGTTCGCAGGTGTGAACTGGTCTTCGATGTCATTTGCTTCCCTCTCGTCAAGAAACATAAAACCAGCTCCAAGAGCAGCAGCTACAAGTAAaggtaaaatgaaaaacacgAAGGGATAATTTCCAACAATGCGACCAAACTTTTCAAAGATCAGAGAAATCGGCTTCTCAATGCAGTCAGTTTTACACTTCGCCATCCTCCAACTACACTCCAGCAGTTTGTAATAGATCAGTTTCTGAGCGCCAGCAACAGTCACTGTCTACACTGACTTCACGATATCATCCCTTGTTTGCTGAGCTGAACATCAGGTTACTCATTAACAAGCTTTAATGCCTTGTTTATATCAGCTTGGAAGTTATTAATAGTTTCTGGCATACAGCAGGCTATTGACGTGTCGGGTACAGCAATGGGTGTGATTCAAATTATATTAACTCATCTGATACTAAGGACTAATGTCACCATAGACATTTTATtccttttaatatatttatgtcaACAATTTGCTAATATACTGTAGTTCATTctttacataataatataaatctgCTAGTAGCAATTACAGGCCCAAGTCAACTAACTGCACACAGCAAAATATTTGTGGCCATCAGTAAAGATGAGTTTAGGGATGGTGGTTTAAAAGCTATAGCTAAATCCATAGACTGTTCAAATCCATACAAGTTGTTTTTAATTCTATATTTtcataaaccatttaaaatttgGTCTTAATAGTCACAATGGTTACGAACACTGCCTACATTTGTAGTTTGAGTGTTTTATAGAACAAAAAGatacatttgactaataaaaaataaatacataatgcTTTAAGACCTTTATCAGCCACCAAATTCAAGCACTGGATTTACTTAACCCAgagaatgtttgtatttggtCCACCCAGCACTGAGTTTAAAGAAAGTTACTCAACATTTATTAGAGCCTGTGTTTTATTGATTGACTTAGAATTGCACAAAGAATCGATAAGATCAAGGGCCCTATCATACACTCGGCACAATGTGATGCCAGGTGTTACGCTATGTTCTTTTGCTAATATTATTTTCATGTCCAGCACCATGTTTTTAAATTCCTAAAAGCACTTTCTGGGCTGGTCTGAAAACGAGGCATGTTTAGCCGCATTTTTGGCGTATTGCTATTTTGAGGCAACTGAAAACGACTGAGTTATTGACCCACTGAAACCTGGTCTGAAGTGATTGTGcagtatttacttatttataaaaaaaaatattagtaaTATGAGCCTTTCGGCGGGTGCACAACCTGCATACTCTCTGCCTATTACACACAGAGGGAAGTGCAGCAGCACAAAAATATgccaaatattgaaaaaaatgaaaggatTTCAAAGTAAAAGAGAAATATTGTGTACATGAAGATAATAAATTTGGCTTGTGATCATGCTTGTGATCAGgtcacaaacaaaaaatatttgactttCTTCGATCTACATATATGCATTTAAGATGTTTTGAGTGTAAATTAGATGACAATAGCTAAAACCATgtatgtctttttatttttgtctgtgtcAGTGAAAAAATAAGCACATGGTCAATAgatattttatgcaaatattatCAGATTTGAAAACAATCTATCCTTGATTGTAAGGTAGAGAGCATTTAAGTTTGGAATGGCATAAATGTAAGCAAGTGATAACAGTATAACAGTTTTAATTTCTAAATGACCTTTTTCAGGACAGACATagacatcaaattacaaaagttgcagaaactttttattaattttcttttatttaaaataggtAAAATAATATAGAAACAGAATTAAAGAATTATGATTCTTTAAAAgtaatgtatttgaaatattcTACATTTCATCTTTTGACTTTATATATGCTACAATACTTTAAATCACATAAGATAAATTAAGGAACTAATGTTGACTGTAGTGCTTCTGACTGTCTTGTGTCTATTCTAATGATTAGTCAGTCGACCTGTCTTCTTCCATTGCAagtgtttttgtgtaattttggaTTTTGCAGTGAATCTAAGAGATGATTTAAATTTATCAAACGTTATGCAACAAATGCAAGCTATCAAGATTCAGGTGTATTGAACCCGGAACAGCTGAATCCGGTGTTTTGCATTTATGATTCTGTGGAAGCATGTTTATGATAATATGAAACAGGTGATAACGTTCTCAAGAACATGGACACTCATGCTCTGTCTAATGTCTGGGTGCCTTTTGCTCTTACACGTAATGTTAATTTTGTGTTAGGGGCAGTGTGTCCGGATTTGAGCATCACTTTACCTTGTAACTCCATGTTTCTGGTTGTTTCTGGTtggatgttgtgttgttttctttttataagcTTTTTGTATGTGGCGTATTCCAGATAGCAGGTTAGGTGACTGTCCTAAGTAATTAAAAACTTCAGCTCCAGGTTCCAAAACTCAGGTAACTATCAGTGTATGTAGCCACAGCAATAATATACAGCCCCATCTAAGTCAATAATCCATAATCAATGTAAAAAGGTATATGTAAGATTATGGTAAATACAACAAattgctttatttaaacaatttctAATGTatcaaaacaagaaagaaattaaaattaaaaacttgATATTTAggtatacattacatttatatttagtaatttagcagacgcttttatccaaagaaatttacaaagagtttacagtaggtgccaatacaaagttactggtttcaacaaaaaataaaccactacctgttgagagagggttagtgttttttttgtacattaaagtacaatacagtacaaaaatgttaatgttgatttgagtgtttgtgttgttctaTAAAAAGGCTCAAGCTAGAAaattacatgaaaaaatatttgattaatttaaaagattatttttatacatatttacaattttatttaaaactctgtgtataaaatataatagatataaaatatttcatagtACCATATTAAAGTATAACCACGCAGTTTTGAAAAACTAATTAATATAACATTgtcagaaatatatttatacataactattttaatatgaaattaaaCTTTAGTTTTGGTTTATGTGATATTGTACAACtgtctcaaaacaaacaaacaatcaaacaatAATTCACAAACCCTGATGTAATTGAAGCTCTTTTCTATTCTACACAATGACTTAACACTGGGTGATATCATTTGAAAATATGAAGCTACTTAATAACAGTCAGGATCAATATATCCCTCATTTGTCTGACCAATCCTCATTGCTGTTGATACTGGTTGAGCTTTTCTATTGCTGTTCTCAGATTGCATTTCACACTCTGTTTTATTGTCAGGTTTTGAACGAGACATCCTGCCACAAAGGCCAAAGAAAGTGAGGAACACAGGTATGAACACAACGCCATGGACGGCTCCAAACAGAATGACTAAGAACATGATTTTAAAGAAGGTCCTGAAGATGTAGCTTTTTGCAGCAGCGAGCACCACTACACCTGCAATAGTGGAAGCTGCACCTTGTATTATTGGATAGCCCAGTTTGTAGAGAGCATCTTTGGCTTTTTCATTCACAGATTCTTCCTCACTGGACACAAAAGCGTAAGATATGTGAGCAGAGAAATCCACAGAAAATCCAATACAGATCACCAGATTAATCATAGATACTGAGTCTAAACTAACATCCCATAATGCCATGAAACCAGTCACACCCACAATGACGGATGCGATAGCAAATGTCACCCAGACAGAACAGAGAGGATTTGGGATTAACAAGAGTGAAATAACTAACATTACACATGTAGCTACGACTATATTCTGAATTGTATTACTGACAATGACAGCGTATTGATCGTAATAGATAAACGCAGGGtgatacacatttacattaacagcCGTCTGTAACTTTCCACATTTTCCTGCTGTTTCTCTGAATGCATTCAGCATGTTCTTCTCATCAACTGCTGTCTTGATGTTCACAGTCTGAATGAACATACGTGATGCCAAAATCTTATTGTTAGTGAAGTTTACATCTTCACTAAAACCAGAAAGGCTAAGAAATTCAAGTAAATGTTGTTTGAATTGTGCTTCATTATCTCCATTTATACCAGCACTCTGTCCAAACTTAATATATGCATTAAGCCATGAAATGGGTACAATTTCTGAATCTTTAGATGCAATTGACAGATTTTGAAAATTTTCGAGGCACAAGTCAAGGTTTTGACGTGCATCTGAACTCCAATACTGAAAGTTTTCATCTGTTATGACTAACATGACATTGGGACCATAAGAAGAAAAGAATTGATCTTCATCGTCATAGTAACTACCAACATATGAGCCGTCTGTTGCTAAATGTTTCAGATCAAGACCTTCCTGTAGTTGAAGACATCCATAGATGCTAACTGCCAGATAGccagaataaaacaaacacacagagatctTTACCCAGGTCTTTGTCAGAAACGGGCTGTAgtgatttttaaagaataaatccATTGGCATTGCCTCATCAGTGCCAGTGTTTTTATCATAAGCTCcaccaacacaacacacattaccTGTAGCATCAACACTATCGACTTCTGGGACTTTCATGCAGGTCAACCAATGTTTATTACCCTTTTCTCTCCTTCCATTCAGTGCAAGACAAGCACCAAAGAAAGTGATGTTGAAGATGTAACAGAAGAGAATAGCTGTACTGGTGTACATGCAGAAAGATTGAACAGAGCCGAATGGAGTCAACAGACCTATATAGAAAGACATCACATCTGTCAGTGTGGTGATAGTGATGGACACAGCAGCTTCTTTATATGTTTCTGCTAAACGATCTTCAACGTCCTCTTTAACTTTAGTCTTCTGCCAGCAGGAGATCATGATGAACATGTCATCAACTCCAATACCTGCAAAaaagtcataatttattcaccctcatgtcattcaaaatctgaaTACAACTCtttcttctatggaacacaaaagaagatagtttaaCAAATGTTTCAGTGGCTTGTGTTCACAAAATGGAATTCTATGagagccaatgttgtttggttagcaacattctttaaaatttctACTTTTATGTTCAGTTTTGGTTGAACCCTCCCTTTTTATTTACCAAGAATCAAAAAGGGGGCTGAGGCGACAGTCATAGCAAAAGGCATTCCACAGAAGAGCAGTAAACCAAAACTGGCAAGAACAGCCAGACCAGC
This region includes:
- the LOC130433124 gene encoding patched domain-containing protein 3-like, coding for MAKCKTDCIEKPISLIFEKFGRVVGNYPFVFFILPLLVAAALGAGFMFLDEREANDIEDQFTPANGPAKQERKIVLKYFPQSEEFSQLRLSSEGTYASLIITGLEGATIWTEAAFTDIIELDRQVKVITTGNTYEILCAKTKGKCMSNAILDIINYSPGEIISTTIRYPMNNGTFLGTSVGGVELKTGGSEIRSAKAVRLFYFLKEENTTQNTLWLSGFLKFFSNYSELKTVRVSYFTSISRQNEFESNSDSVIPLFSITYFLAITISILSCLRLDCVRTKVWVAVAGVISAGLAVLASFGLLLFCGMPFAMTVASAPFLILGIGVDDMFIMISCWQKTKVKEDVEDRLAETYKEAAVSITITTLTDVMSFYIGLLTPFGSVQSFCMYTSTAILFCYIFNITFFGACLALNGRREKGNKHWLTCMKVPEVDSVDATGNVCCVGGAYDKNTGTDEAMPMDLFFKNHYSPFLTKTWVKISVCLFYSGYLAVSIYGCLQLQEGLDLKHLATDGSYVGSYYDDEDQFFSSYGPNVMLVITDENFQYWSSDARQNLDLCLENFQNLSIASKDSEIVPISWLNAYIKFGQSAGINGDNEAQFKQHLLEFLSLSGFSEDVNFTNNKILASRMFIQTVNIKTAVDEKNMLNAFRETAGKCGKLQTAVNVNVYHPAFIYYDQYAVIVSNTIQNIVVATCVMLVISLLLIPNPLCSVWVTFAIASVIVGVTGFMALWDVSLDSVSMINLVICIGFSVDFSAHISYAFVSSEEESVNEKAKDALYKLGYPIIQGAASTIAGVVVLAAAKSYIFRTFFKIMFLVILFGAVHGVVFIPVFLTFFGLCGRMSRSKPDNKTECEMQSENSNRKAQPVSTAMRIGQTNEGYIDPDCY
- the LOC130432989 gene encoding patched domain-containing protein 3-like isoform X2 — encoded protein: MAKCKTDCIEKPISLIFEKFGRIVGNYPFVFFILPLLVAAALGAGFMFLDEREANDIEDQFTPANGPAKQERKIVLKYFPQSEEFSQLRLSSEGTYASLIITGLEGATIWTEAAFTDIIELDSQVKNITTGNTYEILCAKTKGKCMSNAILDIINHSPGEIISTTIRYPMNNGTFLGTSVGGVELKTGGSEIRSAKAVRLFYFLKEENTTQNTLWLSGFLKFFSNYSELKTVRVSYFTSISRQNEFESNSDSVIPLFSITYFLAITISILSCLRLDCVRTKVWVAVAGVISAGLAVLASFGLLLFCGMPFAMTVASAPFLILGIGVDDMFIMISCWQKTKVKEDVEDRLAETYKEAAVSITITTLTDVMSFYIVRKNP